The following are encoded in a window of Flavobacterium cupriresistens genomic DNA:
- a CDS encoding DUF4157 domain-containing protein, whose translation MSTFPKKSNSNSKHSPSTAERGEESFFGVQAKLNIGKSNDKFEAEADATADKVVSNKKNQSKGFFTPPQPALVQKQTAKEDQEVQSKEEKEPLQKSATTDTNPTNTSALEGKLQSSKGGGSPLANQTKEEMESGFGADFSDVKIHSDSNAIQMNKELGSQAFASGNDVYFNQGKYNPDSQSGKHLLAHELTHTLQQGGNKPNIQKEDPPNHLDSLNEMLDSFNVPEDEVILMCSQLEESERATVLADGSYKRRMADALNVAEMTSAVNNLGWTLDKKLEWVNAAATFGTTFMSYSEIKGMVIAADQPQRDALKTDTWRSFFVGVCDNTTMVEALDDLQFDLITKLTWLKAEMTITSMELSYSTIKPWITHANTTPAERDSLKTNTDVGMSFFVDVCDNVTMVEALDDLQFDLISKLTWLKAEMTITSWELSYSTIKPWIIHTNTTQAERDSLKTNTDLGMSFFVDVCTNATMVEALDDLQFDLITKLTWLHAEMTITSWELNYPTIKPWIIHANTTQIERDSLKTEEWKAFFGSVCTNVTIIEALTDLQFDLKTKIEWTRTEAGLEEVKQIIELATKADRDLVWNDAAYLASLRSEVGDDYYLWVIIKLRMLFVGSIAHTSAVDADAAIQTHLSAYVGGGVAEGRQIEGFVAVVDTLNWNIAGENHYGASVWATKNVSGFVDSERRVWIEQNSGNPGTMVHEGTHKYSTRTLINLSQPLNEGVTEYFTRMVCNAAGINISTRTNYQDNWTTATKLVALVGEAVVAAAYFDGDTDTLESTFVSAGGTGWSTFLNETKSGNWTAADAYL comes from the coding sequence ATGAGTACCTTTCCAAAAAAGTCAAATTCTAACTCAAAACATTCCCCTTCGACAGCGGAGAGAGGAGAAGAATCCTTTTTTGGTGTACAGGCAAAACTCAACATTGGCAAATCAAATGATAAATTTGAAGCCGAAGCTGATGCTACAGCGGACAAAGTAGTCTCCAATAAAAAAAACCAATCGAAAGGATTTTTTACCCCACCCCAACCCGCTTTAGTTCAAAAACAAACCGCCAAAGAAGATCAGGAAGTACAGAGCAAGGAAGAAAAAGAGCCACTTCAAAAAAGTGCTACAACGGATACCAATCCTACCAATACCTCAGCATTAGAAGGTAAACTTCAAAGTAGCAAAGGCGGTGGTTCTCCGTTGGCCAATCAAACGAAAGAAGAAATGGAATCGGGTTTTGGAGCCGATTTCAGCGATGTGAAAATTCACAGTGATTCTAACGCCATTCAAATGAATAAAGAATTGGGATCACAGGCTTTTGCCAGCGGAAACGATGTGTATTTCAATCAGGGAAAATACAATCCCGATTCACAAAGTGGCAAACATTTACTTGCCCATGAGCTTACCCATACTTTACAGCAAGGAGGCAATAAACCCAACATTCAAAAAGAAGATCCACCCAACCATCTGGACAGTCTAAACGAAATGCTGGATAGCTTTAACGTTCCCGAAGATGAGGTGATATTGATGTGCTCCCAACTTGAAGAATCGGAACGAGCAACGGTTTTGGCGGATGGTAGTTATAAAAGACGAATGGCCGATGCCCTTAATGTAGCAGAAATGACCAGTGCCGTCAACAATTTAGGGTGGACTCTGGATAAAAAACTCGAATGGGTAAATGCTGCGGCGACTTTCGGAACTACATTTATGAGCTACAGCGAGATTAAAGGAATGGTAATCGCTGCAGACCAACCCCAAAGAGATGCTTTAAAAACCGATACCTGGAGAAGCTTTTTTGTCGGAGTTTGCGACAATACGACTATGGTGGAGGCCTTAGACGATTTACAATTTGATCTGATCACCAAATTAACCTGGCTAAAGGCAGAAATGACCATAACCAGCATGGAACTCAGTTATTCCACTATAAAACCCTGGATCACACACGCCAATACCACTCCGGCAGAAAGAGATTCCCTAAAAACAAATACAGATGTAGGTATGAGTTTCTTTGTTGATGTTTGCGACAATGTTACTATGGTGGAGGCCTTAGACGACTTACAGTTTGATCTGATCAGCAAATTAACCTGGCTAAAAGCAGAAATGACCATAACCAGTTGGGAACTCAGTTATTCTACTATAAAACCGTGGATCATTCACACCAATACAACGCAAGCGGAAAGAGATTCCCTAAAAACAAATACGGATTTAGGCATGAGTTTCTTTGTTGATGTTTGTACCAATGCCACAATGGTCGAAGCCTTAGACGACTTGCAATTTGATCTGATCACCAAATTAACCTGGTTACACGCCGAAATGACCATAACCAGTTGGGAGCTCAATTATCCCACCATAAAACCGTGGATCATTCATGCCAACACCACACAAATTGAAAGAGACTCCTTAAAAACAGAGGAATGGAAAGCCTTTTTTGGCAGCGTTTGCACCAACGTAACGATCATCGAGGCCTTAACCGATCTGCAATTTGATTTAAAAACTAAAATCGAATGGACTCGAACAGAAGCCGGTTTAGAAGAAGTCAAACAAATTATCGAACTCGCCACAAAAGCAGATCGTGATTTGGTATGGAATGATGCCGCCTACCTCGCCTCTCTTCGTTCAGAAGTAGGAGACGACTATTATTTATGGGTAATTATTAAGTTAAGAATGCTGTTTGTTGGAAGTATTGCGCATACTTCTGCTGTAGATGCTGACGCCGCAATTCAAACGCATCTGTCTGCTTATGTAGGCGGTGGAGTGGCAGAAGGACGTCAAATTGAAGGATTTGTAGCCGTTGTTGATACCTTAAACTGGAATATTGCCGGAGAGAACCATTATGGCGCATCAGTATGGGCAACAAAAAACGTAAGTGGTTTTGTAGACAGCGAACGCAGGGTATGGATCGAGCAAAATAGCGGTAACCCCGGTACTATGGTGCATGAGGGAACACACAAATATTCGACGCGGACATTAATAAACCTCAGTCAACCGCTAAATGAAGGAGTGACCGAATATTTTACCAGAATGGTTTGTAACGCAGCCGGAATAAACATTTCAACAAGAACAAATTATCAGGACAATTGGACTACCGCCACAAAATTAGTCGCATTAGTCGGAGAAGCCGTTGTAGCCGCTGCGTATTTTGATGGGGATACAGATACCTTAGAAAGTACTTTTGTTAGTGCCGGAGGTACAGGCTGGAGTACTTTCCTAAATGAAACTAAAAGTGGAAACTGGACTGCTGCCGATGCGTACTTATAA
- a CDS encoding DUF4157 domain-containing protein, giving the protein MSSFSKKNNSLSNRAVPSKEQGEESFFGVQAKLNIGKSNDKYEVEADATADKIVSNKKSNSEGFFTPTQTSLVQKQAAKEDNEVQKKEEKEEKEPIQRSATSDTTPTNTSALESKLQSSKGGGSPLGNAAKKEMESGFGTDFSDVRIHNDATAIQMNKELGAQAFASGNDVYFNQGKYNPESQSGKHLLAHELTHTLQQGAKPDIQKQDTPNLDSLNEMLDSFDVPEDEVILMCSQLNASERAIVLSDGSYKRRMASALDVAEMIRAVNNLGLPLNKKLEWVKEAATFGTFFMAYSEIKDMITSADQPQRDALKTDTWKSFFVDVCTDATIIEALNDLQFDLITKLTWLKAEVIITSWEVDYAIIKPWITHANTTQTERDSLKTNATVGLNFFVDICTNTTMVEALNDLQFDLVTKLTWLNAEMSVTSWELDYATIKPWIISATQVERDSLQTNTTVGMNFFVSVCTNTTMVEALNDLQYDLVNKLTWLNAEMMITRFELDYATIKPWIIHPNTSQAQRDALKTDPWKAFFVTICTNATITEAVTDLNFDVPTQMSWLTAEGLDFVARLTWLINHTTDYDTIRTEIISVSISDRQAALADASIRTLINTKLTAPFSVGIFSHLLLGSMYWKNPDNNDFFAHFVTSGGSAPLPATATMNCWESIIYAAFLANKVDAAWIQAFYNTASTGRDPNVLIWSQLGWNSALPTSPPATPTAGQMIFYTEIGDPYPGHVAMAIDATHAISLWSQPKNTYFIQRINITDLTGVVQVSNPPW; this is encoded by the coding sequence ATGAGTTCTTTTTCTAAAAAAAATAATTCTCTTTCCAATCGCGCCGTTCCGTCAAAGGAACAGGGGGAAGAGTCTTTTTTTGGAGTTCAGGCAAAACTGAATATCGGGAAATCAAATGATAAATACGAAGTTGAAGCCGATGCTACGGCAGACAAAATAGTTTCAAACAAAAAGAGCAATTCCGAGGGATTCTTTACTCCAACCCAAACTTCTTTAGTTCAAAAACAAGCGGCAAAAGAAGATAATGAAGTACAAAAAAAGGAAGAAAAGGAAGAGAAAGAACCTATTCAGAGAAGCGCTACGAGTGATACGACTCCTACAAACACTTCCGCTTTAGAAAGTAAACTTCAAAGCAGTAAAGGTGGTGGATCTCCATTAGGAAATGCAGCAAAAAAAGAAATGGAATCAGGTTTTGGAACCGATTTTAGCGATGTAAGGATCCACAACGATGCTACCGCCATTCAAATGAATAAAGAATTGGGAGCACAAGCCTTTGCCAGCGGAAACGACGTTTATTTCAATCAGGGAAAATACAATCCGGAATCACAAAGTGGCAAACACCTGCTTGCTCATGAGCTTACCCATACTTTACAGCAAGGCGCTAAACCCGATATCCAAAAACAAGACACGCCAAATTTAGATAGTCTGAATGAAATGTTGGATAGTTTTGATGTGCCAGAAGATGAGGTTATATTGATGTGTTCTCAACTTAACGCCTCAGAAAGAGCCATTGTGTTAAGTGACGGCAGTTATAAAAGAAGAATGGCCAGTGCGCTTGATGTAGCAGAAATGATCAGAGCGGTAAACAATTTAGGATTGCCTCTGAATAAAAAACTGGAATGGGTAAAAGAAGCCGCCACTTTTGGAACTTTCTTTATGGCATACAGTGAGATTAAAGATATGATTACTTCCGCAGATCAGCCGCAGAGAGATGCTTTAAAAACCGATACTTGGAAATCCTTTTTTGTTGATGTTTGCACCGATGCCACTATCATCGAGGCTTTAAACGATTTGCAATTTGATCTGATCACTAAATTAACCTGGCTTAAAGCCGAAGTGATCATCACCAGCTGGGAAGTTGATTATGCCATTATAAAACCTTGGATTACACATGCCAATACCACTCAGACCGAAAGAGATTCACTAAAAACAAATGCTACTGTTGGTTTGAATTTCTTTGTTGATATCTGTACCAATACCACCATGGTCGAAGCTTTAAATGATTTGCAATTTGATCTGGTAACCAAATTAACCTGGCTAAATGCCGAAATGTCCGTAACCAGCTGGGAGCTTGATTACGCCACTATAAAACCATGGATCATTAGCGCCACTCAGGTAGAAAGAGATTCTTTACAAACAAACACCACTGTTGGTATGAACTTCTTTGTTAGTGTCTGTACCAATACCACCATGGTAGAAGCATTAAACGACCTGCAATATGATCTGGTAAATAAATTAACCTGGCTAAACGCCGAAATGATGATAACCCGCTTCGAGCTCGATTATGCCACTATAAAACCATGGATCATACACCCCAATACCTCGCAAGCTCAAAGAGATGCTTTAAAAACAGATCCCTGGAAAGCCTTCTTTGTCACGATATGTACAAATGCCACCATCACTGAAGCGGTAACCGATTTGAATTTCGACGTCCCCACCCAAATGAGTTGGCTGACTGCAGAAGGTCTTGATTTTGTCGCCAGACTCACTTGGCTTATTAATCATACCACAGATTACGATACCATCAGAACTGAAATTATAAGTGTTTCTATCAGTGATAGACAGGCTGCATTGGCCGACGCTTCTATTCGGACTTTAATAAATACAAAACTAACGGCGCCTTTTTCGGTGGGTATTTTCTCCCATCTTCTTTTAGGTTCAATGTATTGGAAAAATCCTGATAATAATGATTTTTTCGCTCACTTTGTAACAAGTGGCGGAAGCGCACCACTACCTGCAACAGCGACAATGAATTGTTGGGAAAGTATTATTTATGCAGCGTTTTTAGCCAATAAAGTAGATGCGGCCTGGATTCAAGCTTTTTACAATACTGCCTCTACTGGACGTGATCCAAATGTACTTATATGGAGTCAATTGGGCTGGAATAGCGCCTTGCCTACCTCTCCGCCTGCAACACCAACTGCAGGACAAATGATTTTTTATACCGAAATTGGTGATCCTTATCCGGGACACGTGGCAATGGCAATCGATGCGACCCATGCCATAAGTCTTTGGTCGCAACCTAAAAACACCTATTTTATACAACGCATAAACATTACAGATCTGACAGGTGTAGTTCAAGTTTCAAACCCTCCATGGTAA
- a CDS encoding eCIS core domain-containing protein, which yields MRAFEKRKKDNPSNTTFFSSKIQKKLKTGSVGDQFEVEADHVADKVVNKSSADSGLLQSKEEVQQKSVSETISSVQSKEMKEEPAQKKAEEKEEPVQKKAEEKEEPVQKKAEEKEEPVQKKAEEKEEPVQKKAEEKEEPVQKKAEEKEEPVQKKAEEKEEPVQKKTEEKEEPVQKKAEEKEEPVQKKAEEKEEKKPKSHVENNLKKGGGNPLGREIRLEMENAFGVDFSAIRIHTDENAVTMCQEMGAQAFTNGVNIYFNKGKYNPNSGEGKKLLAHELTHTIQQGVTGKKKK from the coding sequence ATGAGAGCATTTGAAAAACGAAAAAAAGACAACCCCTCTAACACTACTTTTTTTAGCTCTAAAATTCAAAAAAAGCTAAAAACCGGAAGTGTGGGAGATCAATTTGAAGTAGAAGCGGATCATGTAGCAGATAAGGTGGTGAATAAAAGTTCGGCTGATAGTGGTCTTTTACAATCGAAAGAAGAAGTGCAGCAAAAATCTGTTTCAGAAACGATCTCTTCCGTTCAAAGCAAGGAAATGAAAGAGGAACCTGCACAGAAAAAAGCAGAAGAAAAGGAAGAACCGGTTCAAAAGAAGGCAGAAGAAAAAGAAGAGCCTGTGCAGAAAAAAGCAGAGGAAAAAGAGGAACCGGTACAAAAGAAAGCGGAAGAGAAAGAAGAACCCGTGCAGAAAAAAGCAGAAGAAAAGGAAGAACCGGTACAAAAGAAAGCAGAAGAAAAAGAAGAGCCTGTGCAGAAAAAAGCAGAGGAAAAGGAAGAACCTGTTCAAAAGAAAACAGAAGAGAAAGAAGAACCTGTACAGAAAAAAGCAGAGGAAAAGGAAGAACCGGTACAAAAGAAAGCGGAGGAAAAAGAGGAAAAGAAACCCAAATCCCACGTTGAAAATAATTTAAAAAAAGGAGGCGGAAATCCTCTGGGACGGGAGATCAGACTGGAAATGGAGAATGCTTTTGGAGTTGACTTTAGTGCCATCCGAATCCATACCGACGAAAATGCGGTTACCATGTGCCAGGAAATGGGTGCGCAAGCTTTTACCAATGGTGTGAACATCTATTTTAATAAAGGGAAATACAACCCCAACTCCGGTGAAGGTAAAAAACTATTGGCTCATGAACTGACCCACACCATTCAGCAAGGAGTAACAGGCAAAAAGAAAAAATAA
- a CDS encoding contractile injection system tape measure protein, translated as MTKNSHSIQKVFLEIDTHSMVMADAIKNNLAVFIEKELVPILEKQLSHIKNPDNQIIQIEKLEISIQSDTEKNDVSFFTSETKNDIKNRIEKEIQKALQDVQKTSKNEAEEVPEMRIISSDDKQIKTLLYFIENGSMPWWATSEEEITFFEIVNSNTLQNDRFKLSFHKLIHQKRVQKRIINQFSNSEIALLSAVFLSSEVNQKTLSKNSLLEVLSSQSHEFKASFWQVIFEIWTDQKVASLIPFYYKNQALFSSKNTTLELFIQSIKTFFPLPINDDELLQIKTAYLISKETKPIIKSSPSKGNDEKSRIKGKEKEQLFPNTNSDTTKEKYASELASESVSETSLIKEELLIEKENDELQEDNSDFKSCYVKNAGLILLHPFLKEMLKSCDLIDDNNTLLNKELAAHLLHYAATKRENDYEHALLFEKFLCGIPLQQSIRREVKINDKHKQQVEEMLDSAVYHWSALKNTSTAVLRSEFLQREGKLDWSESNPKLSIERKTQDLLLEKIPWNISIVKIPWIEKLIYTQW; from the coding sequence ATGACTAAAAATTCACATAGCATCCAAAAAGTTTTTTTAGAGATAGACACCCATTCTATGGTGATGGCTGATGCTATCAAAAATAACCTTGCTGTGTTTATAGAAAAAGAGTTGGTTCCCATCTTAGAGAAACAACTTAGTCACATTAAAAACCCTGATAATCAAATCATTCAAATAGAAAAACTGGAAATTTCTATCCAGTCCGATACCGAAAAAAATGATGTTTCCTTCTTTACTAGTGAGACCAAAAACGATATAAAAAACCGAATCGAAAAAGAGATTCAAAAGGCTTTACAGGACGTCCAAAAAACGTCTAAAAATGAAGCCGAAGAAGTACCCGAAATGCGCATAATTTCTTCAGACGATAAACAAATCAAAACCTTACTTTATTTCATAGAAAATGGAAGTATGCCCTGGTGGGCTACCAGCGAAGAAGAAATCACTTTTTTTGAAATAGTAAATTCCAATACACTTCAAAATGATCGTTTTAAACTTTCCTTTCACAAATTAATACATCAAAAAAGGGTTCAAAAACGTATTATCAATCAATTCTCTAATTCTGAAATTGCGCTTTTGAGTGCCGTTTTTTTAAGTTCCGAAGTGAATCAAAAAACGCTTTCAAAAAACAGTTTATTAGAAGTACTCTCTAGTCAGTCGCACGAATTTAAAGCTTCGTTTTGGCAAGTGATTTTTGAGATTTGGACCGATCAAAAAGTAGCTTCCCTTATCCCTTTTTATTACAAAAATCAAGCTCTTTTTTCATCAAAAAATACAACACTTGAGCTTTTTATTCAAAGTATAAAAACCTTTTTTCCGCTTCCTATTAATGACGATGAGCTCCTGCAAATAAAGACTGCTTATTTGATTTCTAAAGAAACCAAACCAATTATAAAGTCCTCTCCTTCGAAAGGCAATGACGAAAAAAGCAGGATTAAAGGAAAAGAAAAAGAACAACTTTTTCCTAATACAAATTCGGATACTACTAAAGAAAAATATGCCTCCGAATTGGCATCAGAATCAGTATCAGAAACGTCTTTGATAAAAGAGGAATTATTAATTGAAAAGGAGAACGATGAACTTCAGGAAGACAATAGCGATTTCAAATCCTGTTATGTAAAAAATGCAGGTTTAATCCTCTTGCATCCCTTTTTAAAAGAAATGCTGAAAAGCTGTGATTTGATAGATGATAACAACACGCTTTTAAACAAAGAATTGGCCGCGCATCTTTTGCATTATGCTGCTACCAAAAGAGAAAATGACTACGAACATGCCCTGCTTTTTGAGAAGTTTTTATGCGGAATCCCATTGCAGCAGTCCATACGAAGAGAGGTTAAAATTAACGACAAACACAAACAACAAGTAGAAGAAATGTTAGACTCTGCCGTGTATCATTGGTCGGCTTTAAAGAATACTTCTACGGCTGTTTTAAGAAGCGAATTTCTGCAAAGAGAAGGCAAATTGGACTGGAGTGAATCGAATCCAAAATTGTCTATTGAACGAAAGACGCAGGATCTTTTACTCGAAAAAATTCCGTGGAATATTAGCATTGTCAAAATTCCGTGGATCGAAAAATTAATCTATACCCAATGGTAA